A window of Thermococcus aggregans contains these coding sequences:
- the mpgP gene encoding mannosyl-3-phosphoglycerate phosphatase — protein sequence MKVIFLDLDKTLIGDDYSPEPAKDIVSFLKEKGFKIIFNSSKTRVEQEYYRRALNVADPFIVENGSAIYIPKGYFNFDFPYSREERDYYVIELGTKYEIIRKVLDEIGTQFGLKYYGNSTTEEIIEFTGLPKELAELAMKREYSETIFKWERNGFQKYIEQRNLKITKGSRFYTVTGNTDKGKAAKMLIDLYSKIEKVESYAVGDGENDIPMLEVVDHPFAINLPCKRAKNIKTIKELMGVI from the coding sequence ATGAAGGTAATCTTCCTAGATTTAGACAAAACTCTAATCGGGGATGATTACTCCCCAGAGCCCGCAAAGGATATCGTAAGCTTCCTGAAAGAGAAAGGCTTCAAGATAATCTTTAACTCCTCAAAGACAAGGGTGGAGCAGGAGTATTACCGAAGAGCTCTTAACGTTGCAGATCCCTTTATAGTCGAAAATGGGAGTGCAATTTACATTCCAAAGGGCTATTTCAACTTTGATTTTCCATACAGCAGAGAAGAGAGAGATTACTATGTTATCGAGCTGGGCACAAAGTACGAAATCATAAGAAAAGTTCTGGATGAAATAGGGACACAGTTTGGGCTGAAATACTACGGAAATTCTACCACTGAAGAAATTATCGAATTTACGGGCCTCCCAAAAGAGCTTGCAGAACTTGCTATGAAGAGAGAGTACTCAGAAACAATCTTCAAATGGGAAAGAAATGGATTCCAAAAGTACATAGAGCAGAGAAATCTCAAGATCACGAAGGGCAGTAGATTTTACACTGTTACCGGAAACACTGACAAAGGAAAAGCCGCAAAAATGTTAATAGACCTGTATTCAAAGATCGAAAAAGTGGAGAGTTACGCCGTAGGAGACGGAGAGAATGATATCCCGATGCTTGAAGTTGTCGATCATCCCTTTGCCATAAATCTTCCATGCAAAAGGGCTAAGAATATAAAGACAATAAAAGAACTTATGGGGGTGATATAA
- a CDS encoding MBL fold metallo-hydrolase, giving the protein MIIKGIGLDSSSKVAFQSHAHTDHFVTGDFIVSTKPTKFLSHLKKGGFYKTYRFGESFYIGDYKAKLYPAGHMLGSAQIYIKFDEFSLLYTGDVKLFKLRTAEKSKFRKADVLIIEATYGLPMYNFPTPKEAEKKLIAFVEDALDRRKIPVLYANQMGKAQELLKILDVHGYSARVSSDVRKVAKIYEKFGVKFNNISKDGEVVIRGFKTQKPLNGAHPSELFVSGFGNLKLSNHADFWELVRIIEKVKPEKIYTRYGHAREFARILRGLGYGARPIEDVLISGKLI; this is encoded by the coding sequence ATGATAATCAAAGGAATTGGATTAGATTCGTCATCAAAAGTTGCTTTTCAAAGCCATGCTCACACTGATCATTTTGTTACTGGAGACTTCATAGTATCCACAAAGCCCACGAAGTTCCTCAGTCATCTTAAAAAGGGCGGATTTTATAAGACCTACCGCTTTGGAGAGAGCTTTTATATAGGTGACTACAAGGCAAAGCTCTATCCAGCCGGTCACATGCTGGGTTCTGCTCAAATCTACATTAAATTTGATGAGTTTTCACTCCTTTACACAGGAGATGTAAAGCTTTTCAAGCTCAGAACGGCCGAAAAGAGCAAATTCAGAAAAGCGGATGTTCTGATTATTGAGGCCACTTATGGTCTTCCAATGTATAATTTTCCGACTCCAAAAGAGGCAGAAAAGAAGCTCATAGCCTTTGTGGAAGATGCCTTAGACAGGAGAAAAATCCCAGTACTCTACGCAAATCAAATGGGGAAGGCTCAAGAACTGCTCAAGATCCTTGATGTCCATGGATACTCTGCGAGGGTTTCAAGCGATGTAAGAAAAGTTGCCAAAATTTATGAAAAGTTCGGGGTTAAATTTAACAACATATCAAAGGACGGTGAAGTAGTTATCAGAGGTTTTAAGACTCAAAAGCCCCTTAACGGTGCTCATCCCTCTGAGCTATTCGTTTCTGGATTTGGAAATCTAAAGCTCAGTAACCATGCAGACTTCTGGGAGCTTGTAAGGATAATCGAGAAAGTTAAGCCCGAGAAAATCTATACGCGCTATGGCCATGCTAGAGAATTCGCGAGGATTTTAAGAGGCTTGGGATATGGTGCAAGACCCATAGAAGATGTCTTGATTTCAGGAAAATTAATTTAA
- the mpgS gene encoding mannosyl-3-phosphoglycerate synthase has translation MLLEAPVYKEIFGAVKIYELQKVIKLDTETEDVPMFTVQNIPREDIYKTIGEMAVIVPMKNEKLHLVDGVLKAIPHKSPIIIVSNSKRKGPNRFRQEVDLVKHFCNLTHSKVIMVHQKDPGLAEAFKEVGYTDILDENGLVRSGKGEGMLVGIMLAKAIGAKYVGFVDADNYIPGAVNEYVKDYAAGFLMSESEYTMVRLHWRHKPKISRGTLYFRKWGRVSEITNHYLNQLISEKTAFETTIMVTGNAGEHAMTMKLAEILPFSTGYSIEPYEIVYLLERFGTWENVEEFQEVFDQGIEIFQIETLNPHFHEDKGQEHVKEMVLLSLTTIYHSKLASERLKRRILEDLKMHGIMKENEEPPKPMVMRPIKNIDINKWMNTLESNQETLLRFDL, from the coding sequence ATGCTTTTGGAGGCCCCAGTTTATAAGGAAATCTTTGGAGCCGTGAAAATTTATGAACTGCAAAAGGTCATTAAACTGGACACTGAAACTGAAGATGTTCCCATGTTTACCGTTCAAAACATTCCAAGGGAAGACATTTACAAAACAATTGGAGAAATGGCAGTAATTGTACCAATGAAAAACGAAAAGCTGCATTTGGTTGATGGAGTTCTTAAAGCAATTCCGCACAAGTCGCCAATTATAATCGTCTCCAACAGTAAAAGAAAGGGACCCAATAGGTTTAGGCAAGAGGTAGATTTGGTAAAACACTTCTGCAATCTGACGCACTCAAAGGTTATTATGGTTCACCAGAAGGACCCTGGGCTGGCAGAGGCGTTTAAAGAAGTTGGCTATACTGATATTTTAGACGAAAACGGGCTTGTGAGAAGCGGAAAAGGAGAGGGCATGCTTGTAGGAATAATGCTTGCAAAAGCGATAGGCGCAAAATACGTTGGATTCGTGGATGCGGACAACTACATACCCGGAGCCGTTAACGAGTACGTCAAGGATTATGCCGCCGGCTTTTTGATGAGCGAAAGCGAATACACAATGGTGAGGCTTCACTGGAGACACAAACCTAAAATCAGCAGAGGAACACTTTATTTCAGAAAATGGGGAAGAGTAAGTGAGATAACAAACCACTATCTAAACCAGCTGATAAGCGAAAAGACTGCATTTGAAACCACGATAATGGTAACTGGCAATGCAGGAGAGCACGCGATGACAATGAAACTTGCAGAAATTCTGCCGTTTTCAACGGGTTATTCAATAGAGCCTTATGAGATAGTGTACCTCCTCGAACGGTTTGGCACCTGGGAAAACGTAGAAGAGTTCCAAGAAGTTTTTGACCAAGGAATAGAAATCTTCCAGATAGAAACGCTAAATCCACATTTCCACGAGGACAAAGGGCAGGAACACGTAAAGGAGATGGTACTGCTGTCTCTAACCACAATATATCACTCGAAGCTTGCATCAGAAAGGCTAAAGAGAAGGATTTTGGAAGACCTAAAAATGCACGGGATTATGAAAGAAAACGAAGAGCCGCCAAAACCAATGGTAATGAGACCAATAAAGAACATAGACATTAACAAGTGGATGAATACACTTGAGTCGAACCAAGAGACTCTCTTGAGGTTCGATCTATGA
- a CDS encoding DUF169 domain-containing protein, translated as MASMKTLHEKVCEIIKPKGAPVGIKMLKDQDLEELRIRKLEKNLALCQLLKYVALYKKARIVSLENIDACVVGSYVLGFGMPPEDLKERWIKGWKYNEELFNALVAQVHALPQGEYKAALFAPLEAFDKYNLTPDAVILLVNSTQAYLLSVGYFDATGKKIHSDFNGHAACEIVATVIQGKSPWLTIPCGGARGLAGSQDDELWMGMTPEELKTAVDRLESVGLEYPPAIYQSALADLVQDHPLTYLIARTVKK; from the coding sequence ATGGCCAGTATGAAAACCTTACACGAAAAAGTTTGTGAGATTATAAAGCCAAAAGGAGCTCCCGTAGGGATAAAAATGCTAAAAGACCAGGATCTTGAAGAACTGCGCATAAGAAAACTTGAAAAGAACCTAGCATTATGCCAGCTCCTCAAGTATGTTGCACTCTATAAAAAAGCGAGAATAGTTTCACTTGAGAATATTGACGCTTGCGTTGTAGGGAGCTACGTTCTCGGTTTTGGCATGCCCCCAGAGGACTTAAAAGAGAGATGGATTAAGGGATGGAAGTACAACGAAGAGCTCTTCAATGCCCTTGTTGCTCAGGTTCACGCTCTTCCCCAGGGAGAGTACAAAGCGGCACTCTTTGCTCCATTAGAAGCTTTTGACAAGTATAACTTAACCCCTGATGCTGTAATACTGCTCGTAAACTCAACACAAGCATATCTTCTCTCTGTAGGATACTTTGACGCGACTGGGAAGAAGATCCATTCTGACTTCAATGGCCATGCTGCATGTGAAATTGTTGCCACAGTTATTCAAGGAAAATCTCCATGGCTTACAATACCTTGTGGAGGAGCTAGAGGTCTTGCGGGCTCTCAAGACGATGAACTCTGGATGGGAATGACTCCAGAAGAACTTAAAACTGCCGTTGATCGCTTAGAATCTGTTGGATTAGAATACCCACCCGCAATTTACCAAAGTGCCCTCGCAGATCTAGTCCAAGATCATCCACTAACATATCTAATTGCAAGGACAGTAAAGAAGTGA
- a CDS encoding ADP-specific glucokinase — protein sequence MKESLKERIRLWKRLYVNALENALNAIPNIEGVLLGYNTNIDAIKYLDKDDLEKRIEEIGKDKVFKVIENPSEKISSLEDLFGGILRSIKLGKAMEWFVESEEVRKYLREWEWDELRIGGQAGIMANLLGGVYGIPTIVHIPQNPKLQAELFADGPIYVPVFEGDELKLVHPKEAVADEEELIHYIYEFPKGFQVFDIQAPRENRFIANADDYNARVYMRKEFREGFEEIAKKVELAIISGLQVLKEHYPDGMTYRDVLDRVENHLNILNRYNVKTHFEFAYTANRRVREALIELLPKFTSVGLNEVELASIIEIIGDEELAKEVLEGHVFSVIDAMNILMDETGIERIHFHTYGYYLALTQYMGEEVRDALLFASLAAATKAMRGNLERIEQIRDALSVPTNERAMILEEELEKEFTEFENGIIDMTDRQLTFVPTKIVASPKSTVGIGDTISSSAFVSEFGMRKK from the coding sequence ATGAAGGAAAGCCTCAAAGAGAGGATAAGGCTCTGGAAGAGGCTGTATGTAAACGCCCTTGAAAATGCCCTAAACGCGATCCCAAATATTGAAGGTGTTCTTCTGGGATACAACACCAACATTGACGCCATAAAGTACTTAGACAAGGACGATTTAGAAAAGAGGATAGAGGAGATAGGAAAAGATAAAGTTTTTAAAGTTATTGAAAACCCCTCCGAAAAGATTTCATCTCTTGAGGACCTTTTTGGTGGGATATTAAGGAGCATAAAACTTGGTAAGGCAATGGAGTGGTTCGTGGAGAGCGAGGAAGTGAGAAAATACTTGAGAGAGTGGGAATGGGACGAGCTTAGGATAGGAGGACAAGCGGGAATAATGGCAAATCTTCTTGGGGGAGTGTATGGGATTCCGACGATTGTTCATATCCCTCAAAATCCAAAACTCCAAGCAGAATTATTTGCAGATGGGCCGATTTACGTTCCTGTCTTCGAAGGGGACGAACTAAAGCTTGTCCATCCTAAAGAGGCTGTTGCCGATGAAGAGGAGCTAATCCATTACATATATGAATTCCCCAAAGGTTTCCAAGTTTTTGATATTCAAGCACCAAGAGAAAACAGGTTCATTGCCAACGCTGATGACTACAATGCAAGGGTCTACATGAGGAAAGAATTCAGAGAAGGCTTTGAGGAAATAGCCAAAAAAGTCGAGCTGGCAATAATAAGCGGGTTGCAGGTTCTAAAGGAGCATTACCCAGATGGAATGACATACAGAGATGTTCTCGACAGGGTTGAGAATCACCTGAACATCCTTAACCGCTACAATGTGAAGACTCACTTTGAATTCGCTTACACAGCCAACAGAAGGGTTAGAGAGGCACTCATAGAGCTTTTACCCAAGTTCACAAGCGTTGGTCTTAATGAAGTTGAGCTCGCCTCAATAATAGAGATAATAGGAGATGAGGAACTCGCAAAAGAAGTTCTGGAAGGACACGTTTTCTCAGTCATAGATGCAATGAACATCTTAATGGACGAAACAGGAATTGAGAGAATTCACTTCCACACTTATGGATACTACCTCGCCCTAACCCAGTACATGGGAGAGGAAGTAAGAGACGCATTACTCTTCGCATCCCTCGCAGCAGCTACCAAAGCCATGAGAGGAAATCTCGAAAGAATAGAGCAGATCAGAGATGCATTAAGTGTTCCAACAAATGAAAGGGCAATGATCCTTGAGGAAGAACTTGAGAAGGAGTTCACGGAGTTTGAGAACGGTATTATCGATATGACTGACAGACAGCTAACCTTCGTGCCAACAAAGATTGTAGCATCTCCTAAGAGCACAGTAGGAATAGGGGACACCATCTCAAGCTCAGCCTTTGTGAGTGAGTTTGGAATGAGAAAGAAGTAG
- the leuS gene encoding leucine--tRNA ligase — translation MVDFKAIEEKWQSKWREEKIFEPQIDEQKPKFYITVAFPYLSGHLHVGHARTYTIPDVIARFKRMQGYNVLFPMAWHITGSPIVGIAERIKQRDPQTIYVYRDVYKVPEDILWTFEDPVNIVKYFMKAAKETFIRAGFSVDWSREFHTTSLFPPFSKFVEWQFWKLKEKGLIVKGTHYVRWDPVVGTPLGDHDLIEGEDVQILEYILIKFILEENGDIYYLPAATLRPETVYGVTNMWLNPEATYVKAKVKSGDKEEKWIISKEAAYKLSFQDKEIEILEEFKGEKLIGKWVRNPVTGDDIIILPAEFVDPDNATGVVMSVPAHAPFDHIALEDIKKDTEILLKYDIDPRIVEEISYISLIELEGYGEFPAVEESEKLGVKSQKDVEKLEQATKNIYKAEYHKGVFKIEPYKGKPVSEVKELVAKEMLEKGIADKMYEFSDKNVISRFGNRAVIKIIHDQWFIDYGNPEWKAKAREALANMKILPESRRAQFEAVIEWLDKKACARKVGLGTPLPWDPEWVIESLSDSTIYMAYYTISRHINKLREEGKLDPEKLTPEFFDYIFLEDFNEEKEKELSEKTGIPAEVVHEMKEEFEYWYPLDWRCSAKDLIPNHLTFFIFNHVAIFRREHWPKGIAVNGFGTLEGQKMSKSKGNVLNFIDAIEENGADVVRLYIMSLAEHDSDFDWKRSEVGKLRKQIERFYELITEFAQYEEKDVELMDIDKWLLHRVNKAIKGATEALEEFRTRTAVQWAFYSILNDLRWYMRRTEGRDDEAKRSTLRKLANIWVKLMAPFTPHICEELWEKLGGEGFVSLAKWPEPVEEWWNETIELEEEYIKTLIEDIKEIVSVAKLENAKRAYIYTAEDWKWKVAQVVAEKKDFKAAMSEVMKDPEVRKRGKEVSKLIQKLVKERAFDLKRIDEEKALRQAKDFIERETGLEIIINPEEDKGGKKKQAMPMKPAVYIE, via the coding sequence ATGGTAGATTTCAAAGCGATTGAAGAAAAATGGCAGAGTAAATGGAGGGAAGAGAAAATATTTGAGCCCCAAATAGATGAACAGAAGCCCAAATTCTACATAACAGTTGCGTTTCCATACTTATCGGGGCATTTGCACGTTGGGCACGCCAGAACCTACACGATACCAGATGTTATTGCAAGGTTCAAGAGAATGCAGGGTTACAACGTTTTGTTCCCAATGGCTTGGCACATAACGGGGTCTCCAATTGTGGGAATAGCAGAAAGGATAAAGCAGAGAGATCCTCAGACAATTTACGTTTACAGAGACGTCTATAAAGTTCCGGAGGATATTCTATGGACATTTGAAGATCCAGTAAACATAGTAAAGTACTTTATGAAAGCCGCAAAGGAAACCTTTATCAGAGCCGGTTTTAGTGTTGATTGGAGCAGAGAATTCCATACTACTAGTCTCTTCCCGCCATTCAGCAAGTTTGTTGAGTGGCAGTTCTGGAAGTTAAAGGAAAAGGGATTGATTGTCAAGGGAACTCACTATGTTAGGTGGGATCCCGTCGTTGGAACTCCTTTGGGAGACCACGACTTAATTGAGGGAGAAGACGTCCAGATACTGGAGTACATTTTGATAAAGTTCATTCTCGAAGAGAATGGTGATATCTACTACCTGCCAGCGGCAACTCTAAGACCTGAAACCGTCTATGGCGTAACGAACATGTGGTTGAACCCAGAAGCTACTTATGTGAAAGCCAAGGTTAAAAGTGGAGACAAGGAGGAGAAGTGGATAATAAGCAAGGAAGCAGCCTATAAGCTGAGCTTCCAAGACAAGGAGATTGAAATTCTGGAAGAGTTCAAGGGAGAAAAGCTAATTGGAAAGTGGGTTAGGAATCCTGTAACGGGAGACGATATAATCATTCTGCCTGCCGAGTTCGTTGATCCAGACAACGCTACTGGAGTTGTAATGAGCGTTCCCGCCCATGCGCCCTTCGATCACATTGCCTTGGAAGACATAAAGAAGGACACCGAAATCTTGCTGAAGTACGACATTGATCCAAGAATCGTTGAGGAAATAAGCTACATCTCCCTTATTGAGCTGGAAGGCTATGGAGAGTTCCCAGCAGTTGAAGAAAGCGAGAAGCTTGGTGTAAAGAGTCAAAAAGATGTAGAAAAGCTTGAACAGGCTACAAAAAACATCTACAAAGCTGAGTACCACAAAGGTGTTTTCAAAATTGAGCCATACAAAGGAAAGCCGGTCAGCGAGGTAAAAGAACTGGTAGCCAAGGAAATGCTAGAAAAAGGAATAGCAGATAAGATGTATGAATTCTCAGACAAAAACGTAATTTCAAGGTTTGGAAACAGGGCCGTGATAAAAATAATCCACGATCAGTGGTTCATCGATTATGGAAATCCAGAATGGAAAGCAAAGGCGAGAGAGGCTTTGGCAAACATGAAAATCTTGCCAGAATCAAGGAGAGCACAGTTTGAGGCCGTAATTGAGTGGCTTGACAAGAAGGCATGTGCGAGAAAAGTAGGTCTTGGGACTCCACTGCCGTGGGATCCTGAGTGGGTTATTGAGAGCCTGAGCGACTCGACCATCTACATGGCCTACTACACCATAAGCAGGCACATCAATAAGCTAAGAGAAGAGGGCAAACTTGATCCGGAGAAGCTGACGCCTGAGTTCTTCGACTACATCTTCCTTGAGGACTTCAACGAAGAAAAAGAGAAAGAACTAAGCGAAAAGACAGGAATCCCCGCTGAAGTTGTCCATGAAATGAAAGAGGAGTTCGAGTATTGGTATCCACTCGACTGGAGATGCTCTGCCAAAGACCTCATACCAAACCACTTAACGTTCTTCATATTCAACCACGTGGCGATATTCAGAAGGGAGCACTGGCCAAAGGGCATAGCGGTTAACGGCTTTGGAACTCTCGAAGGACAGAAAATGAGCAAGAGCAAAGGAAACGTCCTCAACTTCATAGACGCAATAGAAGAGAACGGAGCCGATGTAGTCAGGCTTTACATCATGAGCCTTGCCGAGCACGACAGCGACTTTGATTGGAAGAGAAGTGAGGTTGGAAAGCTGAGAAAACAAATCGAGAGATTTTACGAGCTGATAACAGAGTTCGCCCAGTACGAAGAAAAAGACGTTGAGCTAATGGACATCGATAAGTGGCTGCTCCACAGAGTCAACAAAGCCATAAAAGGTGCTACCGAGGCTTTGGAAGAATTTAGAACTAGAACAGCAGTCCAATGGGCCTTCTACAGCATATTAAACGACCTGAGATGGTACATGAGGAGGACAGAGGGAAGGGACGATGAAGCAAAGCGCTCAACACTAAGGAAGCTGGCCAATATATGGGTTAAGCTGATGGCACCGTTCACACCGCACATATGTGAAGAGCTATGGGAGAAGCTTGGAGGAGAGGGCTTCGTAAGCTTAGCTAAGTGGCCAGAGCCCGTTGAAGAGTGGTGGAACGAAACGATAGAGCTTGAGGAGGAGTACATCAAGACACTCATCGAGGACATAAAAGAGATCGTCAGCGTTGCAAAGCTTGAGAACGCAAAGAGGGCTTACATTTACACTGCAGAGGACTGGAAGTGGAAAGTTGCCCAAGTGGTTGCAGAGAAGAAGGACTTCAAGGCTGCAATGAGCGAAGTTATGAAGGATCCCGAGGTGAGGAAGCGCGGCAAGGAAGTTTCAAAGCTAATTCAGAAGCTCGTCAAGGAGAGGGCTTTTGACCTCAAGCGCATTGATGAGGAGAAAGCCCTAAGACAGGCAAAGGACTTCATAGAACGCGAAACCGGCCTTGAGATTATTATAAACCCTGAAGAAGACAAAGGCGGAAAGAAGAAACAAGCAATGCCAATGAAGCCTGCGGTTTATATTGAGTGA
- a CDS encoding ATP-binding protein, producing MVISIMKIIERRELRDVLDAKWLLVYGRRKTGKTFYIRERAKYSHYFIVTSGREIFEVRRGEIYSFSEFMKVFPLLLKQGKIVIDEFHRLGEPFFSVLQGLSGIGELILITSTRHYFKRFIGSNSPLLCLFYLRELGLVDPRDAINFVHELGYSGKTLIELAVLLQEPWLAPAIESLGERVFSTFGATLKGNVPSLIGEIFTEEERELTMRYSAILEAVADGKSSSGEIANELYSRGLVEKETHSAVAPYLETLVNMGILERIPLFGKRKKIFKYRHLSPVVDFAYYLNAKYGFFETEVPDEVVERILRERMPHYVERFFERLLAKHYSLQPVRIEMPDLEVDVALLRNKKLYLVAEVKWKGRIKERDIRKAEEKFEDLNAKKKLLIVPDKKVLPRAPENAEVLDCRDVTKLCKAQP from the coding sequence ATGGTGATTAGCATAATGAAGATTATTGAACGTCGCGAACTTAGGGATGTTCTGGATGCAAAATGGTTGTTGGTGTATGGGAGAAGAAAAACCGGAAAGACATTCTACATTAGAGAGAGGGCAAAGTATTCCCACTACTTTATCGTAACGAGCGGCAGGGAAATATTTGAAGTAAGGAGAGGCGAAATATATTCATTCTCGGAGTTCATGAAAGTATTTCCACTTCTTCTGAAGCAGGGAAAAATTGTCATCGATGAGTTTCACAGGCTTGGTGAGCCCTTTTTCTCAGTCCTTCAGGGATTGTCAGGGATTGGTGAGCTCATCCTTATAACTTCAACAAGACACTATTTCAAAAGGTTTATCGGGAGCAACAGCCCATTGCTATGTCTTTTCTATCTAAGGGAGCTAGGTTTGGTTGACCCCCGAGATGCTATTAATTTTGTTCATGAGTTGGGTTATAGCGGAAAAACCCTGATAGAGCTCGCCGTTCTCCTTCAAGAACCCTGGTTAGCTCCAGCCATTGAAAGTCTTGGCGAGAGAGTTTTTTCAACCTTTGGAGCGACTTTGAAGGGGAACGTTCCCAGCTTAATTGGTGAAATCTTCACAGAAGAAGAGAGGGAATTAACAATGAGGTATTCCGCAATACTTGAGGCTGTTGCAGATGGAAAGTCAAGCTCGGGAGAAATAGCTAATGAGCTTTATTCAAGAGGGCTCGTAGAAAAGGAAACCCACAGTGCAGTTGCCCCTTACCTTGAGACACTTGTCAACATGGGGATCCTTGAGAGAATTCCACTCTTCGGGAAGAGGAAGAAGATATTCAAGTACAGACATTTGTCCCCTGTGGTGGATTTCGCATATTATTTGAATGCCAAATATGGTTTCTTTGAAACCGAGGTTCCAGACGAAGTTGTGGAAAGAATCCTTAGGGAGAGAATGCCGCATTACGTTGAGAGATTCTTTGAAAGATTGCTGGCAAAACACTACTCTCTCCAGCCCGTCAGGATTGAGATGCCTGATTTAGAAGTAGATGTGGCATTACTAAGAAATAAAAAACTGTACCTAGTTGCGGAAGTTAAATGGAAAGGGAGGATTAAAGAGAGGGACATCAGAAAGGCTGAAGAGAAATTTGAAGATCTTAATGCCAAGAAAAAGCTCCTTATAGTTCCGGACAAGAAAGTATTGCCGAGAGCTCCAGAAAATGCCGAAGTTCTTGACTGCAGGGATGTTACAAAGCTTTGCAAAGCTCAACCTTAG
- the gcvH gene encoding glycine cleavage system protein GcvH, with product MIEVGEYKIKEGLYYTKDHEWAQVLEDGTVLVGITDYAQKELGDLAYVELPEVGKKVTKGDVLCELESVKAVSEVYAPVSGEVIEVNEELEDAPEKINEDPYGAWIAKIKPSNLEEELKELMDVNAYAEYLKSL from the coding sequence ATGATTGAGGTCGGAGAATACAAAATTAAAGAAGGGCTGTACTACACAAAGGACCACGAATGGGCCCAAGTGTTGGAGGATGGTACAGTTTTAGTGGGAATAACCGACTATGCCCAAAAAGAGCTTGGCGATCTTGCCTATGTGGAGCTTCCAGAGGTCGGAAAAAAAGTAACAAAGGGCGACGTTCTCTGTGAATTAGAAAGCGTAAAAGCCGTAAGCGAAGTCTATGCGCCTGTTAGCGGAGAGGTAATTGAGGTTAACGAGGAGCTTGAAGATGCTCCAGAAAAGATAAACGAAGATCCATATGGAGCATGGATTGCCAAAATAAAGCCAAGCAATCTCGAAGAGGAGTTAAAGGAGCTTATGGACGTAAACGCTTATGCTGAATACTTGAAATCACTCTGA